AAGGCTTCGTGCTTCCTCCAGCGTGTTGTCCAAATCCTTTAGTTGAAACTTAGACAAACCCCCGGGTGTAAAATTTCCATCAGACATGCGTTCGCCATGTTGTTGCAAGATAATACTATCCGCAAAGCCCCCCTTTAGTGCGGCCCTTAACGCGGTGGGGTCCGCACCGCCTTGCTGAGCCAGTAGAGTCGCCTCGGCGACTGCCGATATTGTTACAGCGACAATTGTTTGATTGGCCAATTTGCACAATTGACCAGAACCACTTGGGCCAACATGCACAGGCCGGCCCATTGCTGTCAGAACTGGTCGCACGCGCTCCATAACGTCCTGATCGCCACCGACCATGATCGCAAGGGTGCCAGCTTCGGCACCTTTGGTGCCACCGGAAACCGGGGCGTCCAGATGCAGCACCCCCATCGAGGAAAGCTGCGCGGATTGCTCTCTTGCGTGTTCGGGTTTGGCGCTCGACATATCAATCCAGATCATCCCCGGTTTGAGTTGCTCGCGGAAAGCCTCGTCAGCAAGTAGCGCGCCGGTCGCGTATCCATCCGAGAGCATGGTTATTATTACGTCTGCACCCGAAACCGCCAGCGGGGCAGTTTCCACCAATGTCGCGCCTTCTGCTGTCAACGGTTTGGCCTTTTTCAAGCTGCGGTTCCATACAGTGAGCGGAAACTCGGCGCACAAAATATTCCGCGCCATAGGAGCTCCCATCAGGCCGGTTCCCAACAGAGCCACTTTGAACTGCTTGCTCATCATCTACTGTCCTTCCGAAGGTGCGCCACGCATGGTTATGGCCAAACCAAAATCTCTGTCATACGCTAACGGCTCTGTGCCCACATGCCAGAAGTCGTTGCAAATCCGCCAAGGTTTCTTTGCTTCTCGGTTGATCTGTGGGACGACGTAACACTTGTCCAGTCGCCACTTTTGAGGTCGGAATATTTATATGTCAGAAAGACTTAAGGGAAAAAGCGTCCTGGTCACAGCCGCCGCACAGGGGATCGGACTTGCAAGCGCAATTGCAATGGCAAGAGAGGGTGCAAAAGTCTATGCGACGGATATTAGCCCCAAAAAACTAAATTTGATTCGCGGTCAGAATCTCGAAAATCTCGAAATTTTCGAGATGGATGTGACGAATAATGACAGCATTCATCATGGGGTCGCGCGAGCGAAGCCGGACGTTTTGTTCAACTGCGCAGGGTTCGTGCATCACGGAACTATTCTGGATGCAACCGATGAAGAGTGGGATTTCGCCATGGACCTTAATGTGCGCTCAATGGTGCGCACGACAAAGGCTGTATTGCCGGGAATGCTAGAGCGCGGAGGAGGCTCGATAATCAATATGTCTTCCGCACTGGGTTCCATAAT
The Ruegeria sp. SCSIO 43209 genome window above contains:
- a CDS encoding NAD(P)-dependent oxidoreductase, translated to MSKQFKVALLGTGLMGAPMARNILCAEFPLTVWNRSLKKAKPLTAEGATLVETAPLAVSGADVIITMLSDGYATGALLADEAFREQLKPGMIWIDMSSAKPEHAREQSAQLSSMGVLHLDAPVSGGTKGAEAGTLAIMVGGDQDVMERVRPVLTAMGRPVHVGPSGSGQLCKLANQTIVAVTISAVAEATLLAQQGGADPTALRAALKGGFADSIILQQHGERMSDGNFTPGGLSKFQLKDLDNTLEEARSLGVELPSTRSVRDRFEYLIDEMDGAELDHSALYLELKKRNGML
- a CDS encoding SDR family oxidoreductase, yielding MSERLKGKSVLVTAAAQGIGLASAIAMAREGAKVYATDISPKKLNLIRGQNLENLEIFEMDVTNNDSIHHGVARAKPDVLFNCAGFVHHGTILDATDEEWDFAMDLNVRSMVRTTKAVLPGMLERGGGSIINMSSALGSIIGAPNRFVYGTTKAAVVGLTKSVAVDFITKGIRCNCICPGTVDSPSWRDRVDALGEQLGSREEALAQFVARQPMGRVAKAEEIAALVVYLASDESAFTTGHTHIIDGGWSGQ